In a genomic window of Gossypium arboreum isolate Shixiya-1 chromosome 7, ASM2569848v2, whole genome shotgun sequence:
- the LOC108470225 gene encoding FT-interacting protein 3: MNGTVATGKEKLVVEVIAAHNLMPKDGEGSSSPFVEVEFENQRHRTQVKRKDLNPIWNEKLVFHIKDVADLPYRAVEVNVFNERRSSNSRNFLGKVRVSGSSIAKEGEEGPQMYTLDKRSLFSHIRGEITLKLYVSTREEVKQVGIDNNGVMGSGSASVSTSGFSKKKKMQQQNPALVVQQQQLVQENKPRLQGQNHAKPIEPKPGELKPVVITTGPGPAVPVSSAAGGAGAGLSLFSTGSNEFSLKETSPHLGGGPLNKDKTSSTYDLVEQMQYLYVRVVKARDISFFGGGGEIMAEVKLGNYRGVTKRVSSNHADWDQVFAFSKDCIQSSMVEVVVKEGNKDDYLGRVWFDLNEVPRRVPPDSPLAPQWHRMEDKKGDKSKGEVMVSIWFGTQADEAFAEAWHSKAANVHFDGLCSIKSKVYLSPKLWYLRVSVIEAQDVLGEKGSTLLRYPELSAKVQVGNQVSRTRISGVSPNRSLSNPFWNEDFMFVVAEPFEDYLLVSVEDRVGPGRDEVVGRVLLPVMAVERRTDDKQVVSRWFNLDNHFGNPAETKLVTGFGSRIHLRVSLDGGYHVLDEATMYSSDVRPTAKQLWKPHIGVLEMGILGATGLMPVKVKEGKGGTTDAYCVAKYGQKWVRTRTVVDSLSPKWNEQYTWEVFDPCTVITIGVFDNCRTDKNIITNGVPRDSRIGKVRIRLSTLESDRVYTHSYPLLMLHPSGVKKMGELHLAVRFSCANMGNMLHMYTLPLLPKMHYVQPMTVNQLESLRYQAMNVVASRLSRAEPPLGREVVEYMLDHDSHMWSMRRSKANFFRLMSVISGLVAMNSWFESMRNWSKPVYSSLFVATFLILVALPELLIPATLLYMATMGLWRYRFRPRHPPHMDTRLSHAESVYPDELDEEFDSFPTSRSVDVVKMRYDRLRSVAGRIQTVVGDMATQGERFQALLSWRDPRATFLFVILCLFAAVGFYAVPLKVVVALWGTYALRPPRFRSKLPCRALSFFRRLPTKADSLL, translated from the coding sequence ATGAACGGCACAGTGGCTACCGGCAAAGAGAAGCTGGTGGTGGAGGTGATAGCGGCTCATAACTTGATGCCCAAAGATGGGGAAGGGTCGTCTTCGCCGTTCGTGGAGGTGGAGTTCGAGAACCAAAGGCATAGAACTCAGGTTAAAAGGAAAGACTTGAACCCCATTTGGAACGAGAAGCTTGTGTTTCATATCAAAGATGTTGCCGATCTCCCTTACAGGGCTGTAGAAGTTAATGTCTTTAATGAAAGGCGGTCGAGTAACAGCAGGAATTTTCTCGGAAAAGTGAGGGTTTCTGGTTCCAGTATTGCTAAAGAAGGTGAAGAAGGTCCTCAAATGTATACCCTTGATAAAAGAAGTTTGTTTTCTCATATAAGAGGGGAGATAACCCTCAAGCTTTACGTTTCAACGAGAGAGGAAGTTAAACAAGTGGGGATTGATAACAATGGGGTGATGGGTTCCGGTTCGGCTTCAGTTTCCACTTCGGGGTtttcaaagaagaagaaaatgcaGCAGCAAAACCCAGCCTTGGTGGTGCAACAACAACAGCTGGTTCAAGAGAACAAGCCAAGACTGCAGGGTCAAAACCATGCAAAGCCTATAGAGCCAAAACCAGGTGAGTTAAAGCCTGTTGTAATAACTACTGGTCCTGGCCCTGCAGTTCCTGTCTCCTCTGCCGCTGGCGGTGCCGGTGCTGGGTTGAGTCTTTTCTCAACTGGGTCTAATGAGTTCTCACTAAAGGAGACAAGCCCTCACCTTGGTGGTGGTCCTTTGAACAAGGACAAAACCAGTTCAACATATGACCTTGTGGAGCAAATGCAGTACCTTTACGTTAGAGTAGTGAAAGCTAGAGATATTTCGTTTTTCGGTGGTGGTGGTGAGATAATGGCTGAAGTCAAGCTAGGGAACTATAGAGGCGTGACCAAGAGGGTCAGTTCAAACCATGCTGATTGGGACCAAGTTTTCGCCTTTTCTAAAGACTGCATACAGTCATCAATGGTGGAGGTTGTTGTAAAGGAAGGTAACAAAGATGATTACTTGGGCCGAGTTTGGTTTGACTTAAATGAGGTCCCCAGGAGGGTTCCTCCAGACAGTCCATTGGCACCACAATGGCACCGAATGGAAGACAAGAAAGGAGACAAGTCCAAAGGGGAAGTCATGGTTTCCATATGGTTTGGGACTCAGGCAGATGAGGCCTTTGCTGAGGCTTGGCACTCAAAGGCAGCCAATGTGCATTTTGATGGGCTTTGCTCTATTAAGTCCAAGGTTTATTTATCACCGAAACTTTGGTATTTGAGGGTATCAGTGATTGAAGCACAAGATGTTTTGGGTGAAAAAGGGTCTACTTTATTGAGGTACCCTGAGCTCTCAGCTAAAGTACAAGTGGGGAATCAAGTTTCAAGGACCAGAATTTCAGGAGTTAGTCCTAACAGAAGCTTATCAAATCCATTTTGGAATGAGGATTTCATGTTTGTAGTTGCAGAGCCATTTGAGGATTACTTGTTGGTGTCTGTTGAGGATCGAGTTGGCCCTGGAAGAGATGAGGTTGTAGGCAGAGTATTGCTTCCTGTGATGGCAGTCGAAAGAAGAACTGATGACAAACAAGTGGTCTCTAGGTGGTTTAATCTTGATAACCACTTCGGCAACCCTGCTGAGACTAAGCTTGTGACAGGATTCGGTTCAAGAATCCATCTTCGGGTCTCACTTGATGGGGGATACCATGTTCTTGATGAGGCCACAATGTATAGCAGTGATGTCAGGCCAACGGCAAAACAGCTTTGGAAGCCTCACATTGGTGTACTTGAAATGGGGATCTTGGGTGCAACAGGGCTTATGCCAGTGAAAGTCAAGGAAGGCAAAGGTGGCACCACTGATGCTTACTGTGTTGCCAAGTACGGTCAGAAATGGGTGAGAACCCGAACCGTGGTTGATAGCTTGTCCCCAAAATGGAATGAGCAATATACTTGGGAGGTTTTCGATCCTTGCACAGTTATCACCATTGGTGTGTTTGACAATTGCCGAACTGATAAAAACATCATCACTAATGGTGTTCCTCGAGACTCCCGGATAGGGAAGGTTAGAATCCGGCTATCAACGCTTGAGTCTGATCGAGTTTACACTCATTCATATCCACTCCTTATGCTGCATCCCTCGGGTGTCAAGAAAATGGGTGAGCTTCACTTAGCTGTGCGATTTTCATGCGCTAACATGGGAAACATGTTGCATATGTATACGTTGCCTTTGTTGCCAAAGATGCATTATGTACAACCTATGACTGTGAACCAATTGGAGAGCCTAAGGTACCAAGCTATGAATGTGGTGGCATCCCGGCTTAGCAGGGCAGAGCCACCATTGGGGCGAGAGGTTGTTGAGTATATGCTCGATCACGACTCCCATATGTGGAGCATGAGAAGGAGCAAAGCTAACTTTTTCAGATTAATGAGTGTGATCTCTGGTCTGGTTGCCATGAACAGTTGGTTTGAGTCTATGCGAAACTGGAGCAAGCCAGTGTACTCATCCTTGTTTGTTGCAACTTTTCTCATATTAGTCGCATTACCCGAGCTCCTAATCCCCGCAACCCTGCTCTACATGGCAACAATGGGACTATGGCGATACAGGTTCCGACCGCGTCATCCGCCGCACATGGACACCCGGCTGTCCCATGCAGAGAGTGTTTATCCAGACGAATTAGATGAGGAGTTTGATTCATTCCCGACGAGTCGGAGTGTGGATGTGGTTAAAATGAGGTATGATCGACTAAGGAGTGTGGCGGGAAGGATTCAAACTGTGGTCGGAGACATGGCAACACAAGGTGAAAGGTTTCAAGCATTGCTGAGTTGGAGAGATCCAAGGGCCACCTTCTTGTTTGTGATATTGTGCTTGTTTGCAGCCGTTGGATTTTATGCAGTGCCATTGAAGGTGGTCGTGGCATTGTGGGGTACCTATGCGTTGAGGCCCCCAAGATTCCGAAGCAAGTTGCCTTGTCGGGCATTGAGCTTCTTCAGGAGGTTGCCTACAAAAGCAGATAGTTTGCTGTAA